One Serinicoccus chungangensis genomic window carries:
- a CDS encoding mechanosensitive ion channel family protein — MTASATGLALPAVTWTGAGLALATLVGAVLLGQVVRVLVTRALAWRGRSAESARVFGRLTGLLVVALGVGAALTILFPSVRPVNILGGVGVISIAAGIAFQTVLGNMFAGIVILARGRFGVGDQIAVLEHAGTVVQMGLSSTSIRTFDGRLVLVPNGTLHSHPVTVQTGFEAVRSVITVELADDNDLEQVRTVAVRAMVELPGVLDDPLPQALFTTIGTRTVELELRFWSGARQLETKEARDAVIRAVLHAFRDAGIETSSDVTTIGVTPQLRELWEGTRGADAPRPGSGPPTGDGGGIP, encoded by the coding sequence GTGACCGCCTCCGCCACCGGGCTGGCGCTGCCGGCCGTGACCTGGACCGGCGCCGGGCTGGCGCTCGCGACGCTGGTCGGTGCGGTCCTCCTCGGCCAGGTCGTGCGGGTCCTCGTCACCCGGGCCCTGGCGTGGCGCGGGCGCAGCGCGGAGTCGGCACGGGTCTTCGGCCGGCTCACCGGCCTGCTGGTCGTCGCGCTGGGTGTCGGCGCCGCGCTGACCATCCTCTTCCCGAGCGTGCGGCCGGTGAACATCCTCGGCGGCGTCGGCGTCATCTCCATCGCGGCCGGCATCGCCTTCCAGACCGTGCTGGGCAACATGTTCGCCGGGATCGTCATCCTCGCGCGGGGCCGCTTCGGGGTCGGGGACCAGATCGCGGTGCTCGAGCACGCCGGGACGGTCGTGCAGATGGGGTTGAGCTCGACCTCCATCCGCACCTTCGACGGCCGGCTCGTGCTCGTCCCCAACGGCACGCTGCACTCCCACCCCGTGACGGTGCAGACCGGCTTCGAGGCCGTCCGGTCGGTGATCACCGTCGAGCTGGCCGACGACAACGACCTGGAGCAGGTGCGGACCGTGGCGGTGCGGGCCATGGTCGAGCTGCCCGGCGTGCTGGACGACCCGCTGCCCCAGGCGCTCTTCACCACCATCGGCACCCGCACCGTCGAGCTGGAGCTGCGCTTCTGGTCCGGTGCCCGTCAGCTGGAGACCAAGGAGGCCCGCGACGCGGTCATCCGCGCGGTGCTGCACGCCTTCCGGGACGCCGGGATCGAGACGTCCTCCGACGTCACGACGATCGGGGTGACCCCGCAGCTGCGCGAGCTGTGGGAGGGGACCCGGGGTGCCGACGCCCCGCGCCCGGGCTCCGGCCCCCCGACCGGTGACGGAGGCGGCATACCCTGA
- a CDS encoding excinuclease ABC subunit A, translating into MDGQIEVRGARLHNLRDVDVDLPRDALVAVTGVSGSGKSSLAFGTVHGESQRRYLDSVAPYARRLLHTAIDPQVRDVHGLPPTVALEQGRSGAGARSSVGTVTTTGATLRMLLSRCGAYPPGAQRLDSDHFSPNTAVGACPGCGGLGVVHEPTEASMVPDDTLSIAQGAVAAWPGAWLGKNYRDIVATLGHDVDAPWRELPPPTREWILFTDEQPVVTVVPVRDAERINRPYQGTFSSAARYVRRTLSETRSATSRRRMLRFVETRACPTCGGRRLRPDALAVTWQGLAVDEAAALPVSGLVETLRARQRALGGGDGAPGAPGVEGPVVPTGSPVTAVAEAVADGPDARTQAESLLVADLLGRLELLLDLGLGHLSLDRPAAAVSTGELQRLRLATALRSGLFGVVYVLDEPSAGLHPRDVDQLLELLRALVAAGNTVVVVEHDMAVVQRCDWVVDVGPGAGRHGGQVLWSGPVDGLARVEGSPTAAYLHEPVHAGEVLGDAGRGERASTGTLELRGLVRHTVRGVDLDLPLGVVTVVTGVSGSGKTSLLEAVHDVVGGRLARVEDVEGEGAADDGDEGPGDGAAERSGGEVRAVGEGAPVRVVRITQKPIGRSPRSTLATYTGLWDAVRRAFAATPEAEGRGFTASRFSFNTTVGQCPTCSGEGAVAVELLFLPGTYAPCPTCHGDRFGPETLEVRWQGHTVADLLRMSVREAREALGGLPAAARALDALDALGLGYLQLGQSATELSGGEAQRIKLATELQKRRRSATLYLFDEPTTGLHPADVHRLLAQLHALAGAGHTVVVAEHDPAAVATADVVVQMGPGAGDAGGRVEEVRRSRPGPRPTAP; encoded by the coding sequence ATGGACGGTCAGATCGAGGTCCGCGGCGCCCGGCTGCACAACCTGCGCGACGTCGACGTCGACCTGCCGCGGGACGCGCTCGTCGCCGTGACGGGGGTGAGCGGGTCGGGCAAGTCGAGCCTGGCGTTCGGGACGGTCCACGGCGAGTCGCAGCGGCGCTACCTCGACTCCGTCGCGCCCTACGCGCGACGCCTGCTGCACACCGCCATCGACCCGCAGGTGCGCGACGTGCACGGGCTCCCGCCGACGGTGGCGCTGGAGCAGGGCCGGTCGGGCGCCGGGGCGCGGTCCAGCGTCGGGACGGTCACCACCACCGGGGCGACGCTGCGGATGCTGCTGTCGCGGTGCGGGGCCTACCCCCCGGGCGCGCAGCGGCTGGACTCCGACCACTTCTCCCCCAACACCGCCGTCGGCGCCTGCCCGGGCTGCGGCGGGCTGGGGGTGGTGCACGAGCCCACGGAGGCCTCGATGGTGCCGGACGACACGCTCTCGATCGCGCAGGGCGCGGTCGCGGCGTGGCCGGGGGCGTGGCTGGGCAAGAACTACCGCGACATCGTCGCCACGCTCGGTCACGACGTCGACGCCCCGTGGCGCGAGCTGCCCCCGCCGACGCGGGAGTGGATCCTCTTCACCGACGAGCAGCCGGTCGTCACCGTGGTGCCGGTGCGGGACGCGGAGCGGATCAACCGGCCCTACCAGGGCACCTTCTCCTCCGCCGCGAGGTACGTGCGGCGCACCCTCTCCGAGACCAGGAGCGCCACCTCGCGGCGGCGGATGCTGCGCTTCGTCGAGACCCGGGCGTGCCCGACGTGCGGTGGCCGGCGGCTGCGGCCGGACGCGCTGGCCGTGACCTGGCAGGGGCTCGCGGTCGACGAGGCCGCGGCGCTGCCGGTGAGCGGTCTGGTCGAGACGCTGCGGGCCCGGCAGCGGGCGCTGGGCGGAGGGGACGGTGCCCCGGGCGCCCCGGGGGTGGAGGGACCTGTCGTGCCGACCGGGAGCCCGGTGACGGCGGTGGCCGAGGCGGTCGCGGACGGCCCGGACGCACGCACGCAGGCCGAGTCCCTGCTGGTGGCCGATCTGCTGGGGCGCCTCGAGCTGCTGCTCGACCTCGGGCTCGGGCACCTGTCCCTGGACCGCCCGGCGGCGGCGGTGTCGACCGGCGAGCTGCAACGGCTGCGGCTGGCGACCGCCCTGCGGTCGGGACTCTTCGGGGTGGTCTACGTGCTCGACGAGCCGTCGGCCGGGCTGCACCCCCGGGACGTGGACCAGCTCCTGGAGCTGCTGCGCGCGCTGGTGGCCGCCGGCAACACCGTGGTGGTCGTGGAGCACGACATGGCCGTCGTGCAGCGGTGCGACTGGGTGGTCGACGTCGGCCCGGGGGCCGGGCGCCACGGCGGGCAGGTCCTCTGGTCCGGTCCGGTCGACGGGCTGGCCCGCGTGGAGGGCTCGCCGACCGCCGCCTACCTGCACGAGCCCGTGCACGCGGGCGAGGTGCTGGGTGACGCCGGGCGGGGCGAGCGGGCGTCGACCGGGACGCTGGAGCTGCGGGGGTTGGTGCGGCATACCGTCCGGGGGGTCGACCTCGACCTGCCGCTGGGGGTGGTCACCGTCGTGACCGGGGTGTCCGGGTCGGGCAAGACCAGCCTGCTCGAGGCGGTGCACGACGTCGTCGGCGGTCGGCTGGCGCGGGTGGAGGACGTCGAGGGCGAGGGCGCCGCCGACGACGGGGACGAGGGGCCCGGCGACGGCGCGGCCGAGCGCTCCGGGGGCGAGGTCCGTGCGGTGGGCGAGGGGGCTCCGGTGCGGGTGGTGCGGATCACCCAGAAGCCCATCGGCCGGTCACCGCGGTCGACGCTCGCGACCTACACCGGGCTGTGGGACGCGGTGCGCCGGGCCTTCGCCGCGACCCCGGAGGCGGAGGGGCGCGGCTTCACCGCGTCGCGCTTCAGCTTCAACACCACCGTGGGGCAGTGCCCCACCTGCAGCGGGGAGGGCGCGGTGGCGGTCGAGCTGCTCTTCCTGCCGGGGACGTACGCGCCGTGCCCGACCTGCCACGGCGACCGGTTCGGGCCGGAGACGCTGGAGGTGCGGTGGCAGGGGCATACCGTCGCCGACCTGCTGCGGATGAGCGTGCGGGAGGCACGCGAGGCGCTGGGCGGTCTCCCCGCGGCGGCCCGAGCGCTGGACGCCCTGGACGCGCTGGGGCTGGGCTACCTGCAGCTGGGCCAGTCGGCGACCGAGCTCTCCGGCGGGGAGGCGCAGCGCATCAAGCTCGCGACCGAGCTGCAGAAGCGACGGCGCAGCGCCACGCTCTACCTCTTCGACGAGCCGACCACCGGGCTGCACCCGGCCGACGTGCACCGCCTGCTGGCGCAGCTGCACGCCCTGGCCGGTGCCGGGCACACCGTCGTCGTGGCCGAGCACGACCCGGCCGCCGTGGCGACCGCGGACGTGGTCGTGCAGATGGGTCCCGGCGCCGGGGACGCCGGCGGCCGCGTCGAGGAGGTGCGGCGGAGCCGGCCGGGGCCTAGACCGACAGCTCCCTGA
- a CDS encoding class II glutamine amidotransferase: MCRVLAFIGPETPLENLLLTPANSLVNQALDPESHPELQLAGWGFGAWGEHLAKPEEPFIYRRPMAAFYDDNVERIVPSLRASTMLAHVRAAAYDAKVVLADENCHPFSFQGTRWIVAQNGYLPGWKILQRELLQHCKDEYLEQMAGSTDTEFIYVLLLSLLDGDEDEDVQRAVEQLIRLVADAMDTLGLPGLTKLKLALVSQDRVIGVNGGLGLHGETDPSGDWQELRQAEPGTDEHSLSMLLEPMYYLRGTGFDQDTSTYAFETSDGDEEATGAIFASEALTEDTDGWSRLDFGHILFLRNEGGRVTTSVRELSV; the protein is encoded by the coding sequence ATGTGCCGAGTGCTCGCCTTCATCGGGCCGGAGACCCCGCTGGAGAACCTGCTCCTCACCCCCGCCAACAGCCTGGTCAACCAGGCCCTCGACCCGGAGAGCCACCCGGAGCTCCAGCTGGCCGGGTGGGGGTTCGGCGCGTGGGGTGAGCACCTGGCCAAGCCGGAGGAGCCGTTCATCTACCGCCGGCCCATGGCGGCGTTCTACGACGACAACGTCGAGCGCATCGTGCCGAGCCTGCGCGCGAGCACCATGCTGGCGCACGTGCGGGCGGCGGCCTACGACGCCAAGGTCGTGCTCGCCGACGAGAACTGCCACCCGTTCTCGTTCCAGGGGACGCGCTGGATCGTCGCGCAGAACGGCTACCTGCCGGGCTGGAAGATCCTGCAGCGGGAGCTGCTGCAGCACTGCAAGGACGAGTACCTCGAGCAGATGGCGGGCTCGACGGACACCGAGTTCATCTACGTGCTGCTGCTCTCGCTGCTCGACGGCGACGAGGACGAGGACGTCCAGCGCGCGGTGGAGCAGCTCATCCGGCTCGTCGCGGACGCGATGGACACCCTCGGCCTGCCGGGCCTGACCAAGCTCAAGCTGGCGCTGGTGTCGCAGGACCGGGTCATCGGGGTCAACGGCGGGCTCGGGCTCCACGGCGAGACCGACCCGAGCGGCGACTGGCAGGAGCTGCGCCAGGCCGAGCCGGGCACGGACGAGCACAGCCTCTCGATGCTCCTGGAGCCGATGTACTACCTCAGGGGGACGGGCTTCGACCAGGACACCTCGACGTACGCCTTCGAGACGAGCGACGGGGACGAGGAGGCCACCGGCGCGATCTTCGCCTCCGAGGCCCTGACCGAGGACACCGACGGCTGGTCGAGGCTCGACTTCGGCCACATCCTGTTCCTGCGCAACGAGGGCGGGCGGGTCACCACGTCGGTCAGGGAGCTGTCGGTCTAG